A window from Sus scrofa isolate TJ Tabasco breed Duroc chromosome 2, Sscrofa11.1, whole genome shotgun sequence encodes these proteins:
- the MS4A1 gene encoding B-lymphocyte antigen CD20 (The RefSeq protein has 2 frameshifts, 1 non-frameshifting indel compared to this genomic sequence), whose product MTTPRNSMIGAFPADPVKGPIAMQPVPKLIPRRVPSMVGPTQSFFMRESKALGAVQIMNGLFHMTLGSLLLFHMEVYAPICVTLWYPLWGGLLYIISGSFLAAAEKSPRKSLVKARMVMNSLSLFAAISGIIFLIMDIFNITISHFFKMENLNLIKTPTPYINIYDCEPANLAEKNSLSMRYCESMRAVFLSTFAVMLIFAFLQKFVTAGTVENEWKKMCSRPKANVVLLSAEEKKEQAIEIKEEVVEQTEIPSQPKNEEEIEIIPVQEEEEEEEETEINFPEPPQDEESSPIENDSAP is encoded by the exons ATGACGACGCCCAGAAACTCAATGATTGGAGCTTTCCCAGCAGATCCTGTGAAAGGTCCCATTGCCATGCAACCTGTCCCCAAACTAATTCCCAGGAGGGTGCCTTCGATGGT CCCTACACAAAGCTTCTTCATGAGGGAATCTAAGGCTTTGGGG GCTGTCCAGATCATGAACGGGCTCTTCCACATGACCCTGGGCAGCCTCCTGTTGTTCCACATGGAGGTCTATGCACCCATCTGTGTAACTTTGTGGTACCCTCTCTGGGGAGGCCTTCTG TATATCATTTCTGGATCATTCCTGGCAGCAGCGGAGAAAAGCCCCAGGAAGAGTTTG GTCAAAGCAAGGATGGTAATGAACTCATTGAGCCTCTTTGCTGCTATTTCCGGAATAATTTTTTTGATCATGGACATATTTAATATTActatttcccatttt aaaatggagaatcTGAACCTTATTAAAACTCCCACGCCTTATATTAACATATACGACTGTGAACCAGCTAACCTCGCTGAGAAAAACTCTCTATCTATGCGATACTGTGAAAGCATGCGAGCTGTGTTCTTG AGCACTTTTGCAGTGATGCTGATCTTTGCCTTCCTCCAGAAATTTGTGACAGCTGGCACGGttgaaaatgaatggaaaaaaatgtgctCCAGACCCAAAGCT AATGTGGTTCTCCTGTcggctgaagaaaaaaaagaacaggccattgaaataaaagaagaagtaGTCGAGCAGACTGAAATACCTTCCCAACCAAAGAATGAAGAAGAGATTGAAATTATTCCagtccaagaagaagaagaagaagaagaagaagaaacagaaataaactttcCAGAGCCTCCCCAAGATGAGGAATCTTCACCAATAGAAAACGACAGTGCcccttaa